A window of Anaerosoma tenue contains these coding sequences:
- the ppk1 gene encoding polyphosphate kinase 1 translates to MAEDTTPRLDDPVLYINRELALLRFQERVLEEALDTANPLLERAKYLAIFSSNMSEFYMVRVAGLKQQVAAGVGGLSDDGLTAAEQLAAVRDRVPGMLARARGCFRGLASELADAGIRMLGYDELDEQERAVADEYFATDVFPVLTPLAFDPGRPFPHISNLSMNIAIVVKGPDGEERFARVKVPKALPRFVRVSDGGGDSRQHAFVWLEQLVIAHAGTLFPGYEVVEAHPFRITRDAEMVIQELEADDLLETIEQGIRQRRFGSVVRMTVEPTMPDHIRDILVENLDMDPADVLTIEPPLGMSDLFALAEIDRPDLKYAPFVPAVTVPVEPGSETDIFTMIREHDILLHHPFESFEPVVALIRQAAHDPDVLAIKTTLYRVGRNSPIVEALMEAAIEGKEVACLVELKARFDEESNIEWARALEAAGVHVVYGLVGLKTHSKVALVVRRESGRIRRYVHIGTGNYNPVTATLYTDLGLLTCDDKMGEDASALFNLVTGYVRTSHYRRFLVAPVDLREGVATLIRREMDHARAGRRGELVFKMNSLVDQRMIVLLYEASQAGVSVDLMVRGVCCLRPGVPGVSDNIRVTSIVGRFLEHSRIYWFGNDGKPDVYIGSADLMPRNLDRRVEVLAPVRDARLVARLRDEILGVYLADNVKRRVMMPDGTYERASAEGKPVHAQEALLGIRKSVSPKRGKKGTPQKRKRGKGKG, encoded by the coding sequence ATGGCAGAGGACACGACACCCCGGCTCGACGACCCGGTGTTGTACATCAATCGTGAACTGGCGCTGCTCCGCTTCCAGGAGCGCGTCCTGGAGGAGGCCCTGGACACCGCCAACCCTCTGCTCGAGCGCGCCAAGTACCTCGCGATCTTCAGCTCCAACATGTCCGAGTTCTACATGGTCCGGGTCGCCGGACTCAAGCAGCAGGTGGCGGCCGGTGTGGGCGGACTCTCCGACGACGGCCTCACCGCGGCCGAGCAGCTTGCCGCCGTACGGGACCGCGTCCCGGGCATGTTGGCCCGGGCGAGGGGGTGCTTCAGGGGTCTTGCTTCCGAGCTCGCCGACGCCGGGATACGCATGCTCGGCTATGACGAGCTCGATGAACAGGAACGCGCCGTCGCCGACGAGTACTTCGCCACCGACGTGTTCCCCGTGCTCACGCCGCTGGCGTTCGATCCGGGAAGGCCCTTCCCGCATATCTCCAACCTAAGCATGAACATCGCCATCGTGGTGAAGGGGCCGGATGGCGAGGAGCGGTTCGCCCGCGTGAAGGTGCCGAAGGCCCTGCCCCGGTTCGTTCGTGTCTCGGACGGCGGCGGAGACAGCCGGCAGCACGCGTTCGTGTGGCTGGAGCAACTCGTCATCGCGCACGCGGGGACGCTGTTCCCCGGCTACGAAGTGGTTGAGGCGCACCCCTTCCGCATCACGCGCGACGCCGAGATGGTGATCCAGGAACTCGAAGCCGACGATCTGCTCGAGACGATCGAGCAGGGCATCCGGCAGCGACGCTTCGGCTCCGTGGTGCGGATGACCGTGGAGCCCACGATGCCCGACCACATCAGGGACATCCTGGTGGAGAACCTCGACATGGACCCTGCGGACGTGCTCACGATCGAGCCGCCGCTGGGCATGAGCGACCTCTTCGCCCTCGCCGAGATAGACCGTCCCGACCTCAAGTACGCTCCGTTCGTTCCGGCGGTGACCGTGCCGGTGGAGCCCGGATCCGAGACCGACATCTTCACCATGATCCGGGAGCACGACATCCTGTTGCACCACCCCTTCGAGTCGTTCGAGCCGGTTGTGGCGCTGATCCGGCAGGCTGCGCATGATCCCGACGTGCTCGCGATCAAGACGACCCTCTACCGGGTGGGAAGGAACTCACCGATCGTCGAGGCGCTCATGGAGGCCGCGATCGAGGGCAAAGAGGTCGCCTGCCTGGTGGAGCTCAAGGCGCGGTTCGACGAGGAAAGCAACATCGAGTGGGCCAGAGCGCTCGAGGCGGCGGGCGTGCACGTGGTGTACGGACTCGTGGGCCTCAAGACGCACAGCAAGGTGGCGCTCGTGGTGCGGCGGGAGAGCGGCCGCATCCGCCGGTACGTGCACATCGGCACCGGCAACTACAACCCGGTCACGGCCACGCTCTACACAGACCTCGGCCTGCTCACCTGCGACGACAAGATGGGCGAAGACGCCTCCGCCCTGTTCAACCTCGTCACCGGCTACGTGCGGACCAGCCACTACCGGCGATTCCTCGTGGCTCCGGTCGATCTGCGTGAGGGCGTCGCGACGCTCATCCGTCGCGAGATGGACCACGCGCGGGCGGGCCGCCGCGGCGAGCTCGTGTTCAAGATGAACTCGCTGGTGGACCAGCGGATGATCGTGCTGCTCTACGAGGCGTCTCAGGCGGGGGTCAGCGTCGACCTCATGGTGCGCGGCGTGTGCTGTCTGCGTCCTGGCGTGCCCGGCGTGAGCGACAACATCCGGGTCACCAGCATCGTCGGCCGGTTCCTCGAGCACAGTCGGATCTACTGGTTCGGCAACGACGGCAAGCCCGACGTGTACATCGGCAGCGCCGACCTCATGCCGAGGAACCTCGACCGGAGGGTGGAGGTCCTGGCCCCGGTGCGCGACGCCCGGCTCGTCGCGCGCCTGCGCGATGAGATCCTGGGGGTGTACCTGGCCGACAACGTGAAGCGGCGGGTCATGATGCCCGACGGGACGTATGAGCGCGCATCTGCCGAGGGGAAGCCGGTGCACGCCCAGGAAGCCCTGCTCGGGATACGCAAGAGCGTATCGCCGAAACGGGGGAAGAAGGGCACGCCACAGAAGCGCAAGCGCGGCAAGGGCAAGGGGTAG
- a CDS encoding Ppx/GppA phosphatase family protein: MRVAAIDIGSNSIRLMIVDVPVGGRRVTLDEEKAYARLGRGVHETGLLSDEAMDAAVAALDRMVRLARERSATHIRAVATAAVREAANGAAFADRVRRETGLEIDVITGEHEGRLALLSAVDGLALSGEVSVVDIGGGSVEVVHATGTQVERAVSMPLGAVVLSGRFGGDPMSADTHERLTQHVRDALDTQLSPAEHTGALAGSGGTITTLAAMIAAGRDLELPGVHGFEIVSADLHELRSVLARSTARERTRMSGLSQSRVDLIVCGAVVLDEVVRMLGARGVVVNARGMREGIVLEVVERERGVLPVADRMRSVRELGRRYGYDAAHAEHVRYLALRLFDDLASDLDLDAEGRPLLEAAALLHDVGYHVAHADHHKHSHHLIAHADIPGFSALEVLVVAAVARYHKGALPKPGHEALEPLDPGEVALVSRLAAILRLADGLDRSRGQRVHAVTACIAGDRLVVRIEGRHPLDIEVHGAARKADLAERVWDVKVDVLGDEASR; encoded by the coding sequence ATGCGCGTGGCGGCGATCGACATCGGGTCGAACTCCATCAGGCTCATGATCGTGGACGTGCCCGTGGGCGGGCGGCGTGTGACGCTCGATGAGGAGAAGGCATACGCCCGACTTGGACGCGGCGTACATGAGACGGGCCTGCTCTCCGACGAAGCGATGGACGCAGCGGTGGCGGCGCTCGACCGGATGGTCCGGCTCGCCCGCGAACGTTCTGCGACCCACATACGCGCGGTAGCCACCGCCGCCGTTCGGGAGGCCGCGAACGGCGCCGCCTTCGCAGATCGCGTCCGGCGGGAAACGGGGCTGGAGATCGACGTCATCACCGGTGAGCACGAAGGCAGGCTCGCTCTGCTGTCGGCCGTCGACGGTCTGGCGCTCAGCGGCGAGGTTTCGGTCGTCGATATCGGGGGCGGGTCGGTGGAGGTGGTCCACGCCACCGGGACGCAGGTGGAGAGAGCCGTGTCCATGCCGCTCGGAGCGGTGGTCTTGTCCGGCCGCTTCGGTGGCGACCCGATGTCCGCGGATACGCATGAGCGCCTCACGCAGCACGTGCGTGATGCGCTCGACACGCAGCTCTCGCCAGCCGAGCACACAGGTGCTCTCGCCGGATCGGGCGGTACCATCACCACGCTGGCCGCGATGATCGCCGCCGGACGTGACCTTGAGCTGCCGGGCGTCCACGGCTTCGAGATCGTCTCGGCGGATCTTCATGAGCTTCGCTCGGTGCTCGCGCGTAGCACAGCGCGGGAGCGCACCCGCATGAGCGGGCTCTCACAGAGCCGCGTGGACCTCATCGTCTGCGGGGCGGTGGTCCTCGACGAGGTCGTCCGCATGCTCGGCGCTCGCGGGGTCGTGGTGAACGCACGTGGGATGCGTGAGGGGATCGTGCTCGAGGTGGTCGAGCGGGAGCGCGGCGTCCTGCCGGTGGCTGATAGGATGCGCTCCGTTCGGGAACTCGGCCGTAGATACGGTTACGATGCCGCGCATGCCGAGCACGTGCGGTACCTGGCGCTGCGCCTCTTCGATGACCTCGCCTCTGATCTCGACCTCGATGCCGAGGGGCGGCCGCTGCTTGAGGCTGCGGCGCTTCTTCACGATGTGGGCTATCACGTGGCGCATGCGGACCACCACAAACACAGCCACCACCTGATCGCGCACGCCGACATCCCCGGCTTCAGCGCTCTGGAGGTGCTGGTCGTGGCGGCGGTGGCGCGCTACCACAAGGGCGCGCTGCCCAAGCCCGGGCACGAGGCGCTCGAGCCGCTCGACCCGGGAGAGGTCGCGCTCGTCTCACGATTGGCTGCCATCCTCCGCCTGGCCGACGGGCTCGACAGGTCGCGGGGCCAGCGCGTACACGCGGTGACGGCCTGTATCGCCGGCGACCGGCTGGTCGTGCGGATCGAAGGACGTCATCCGCTCGACATCGAGGTACACGGCGCGGCGCGCAAGGCCGATCTCGCGGAACGGGTCTGGGACGTGAAGGTGGACGTGCTCGGCGACGAGGCGTCGCGCTAG
- a CDS encoding CHAD domain-containing protein yields MSGRFCVPGVEAHTPLRDAAPLLLRAKADRLFALEEAVRSDANEEAVHDARVASRRFREALRLLSPAYERGALATWRKRGRSVTRVLGPVRDADVFIRAVSSAGEGLDERGRRAVAFVIGYSLGQRERDVVPLQEWLRTRGMASDRRAFDRAVRRVSAGKEASRPLVWFARRAVAVRLEAVSAAQQLARESDDASQYHALRIAYKRLRYAVEVFAPCYGGSFDDPHATLRDLQDALGEMHDAEVFVAMLTDPRLVGASARAGIGPDDLDGIRRALASRGEAARARFADLCAAHPLSDLGTALLAPLDGGGE; encoded by the coding sequence ATGAGCGGGCGTTTCTGCGTTCCCGGCGTCGAGGCGCACACCCCCCTGCGCGATGCCGCTCCACTGCTGCTGCGCGCCAAAGCGGACCGTCTGTTCGCTCTCGAGGAGGCTGTCCGTTCGGATGCCAACGAGGAGGCGGTGCACGATGCCCGCGTGGCCTCGCGCCGCTTCCGGGAGGCGTTACGGTTGTTGTCGCCCGCCTACGAGCGCGGGGCGCTCGCCACGTGGCGTAAACGTGGCCGTTCTGTCACGCGCGTGCTCGGCCCTGTGCGGGATGCCGATGTGTTCATCCGCGCCGTCAGCTCCGCAGGCGAGGGTCTCGATGAACGGGGCCGCAGGGCGGTGGCCTTCGTCATCGGCTACAGCCTGGGGCAGCGGGAGCGTGACGTCGTACCGCTGCAGGAATGGCTGCGCACGCGGGGCATGGCGTCGGACCGGCGAGCGTTCGATCGCGCGGTGCGGCGTGTCTCGGCGGGCAAGGAGGCGAGCCGTCCGCTCGTATGGTTCGCGCGCAGGGCGGTCGCCGTCCGGCTTGAAGCGGTGAGTGCGGCGCAGCAGCTCGCCAGGGAGAGCGACGACGCATCCCAGTATCACGCGCTGAGGATCGCGTACAAGCGGCTCAGGTACGCCGTGGAGGTCTTCGCACCGTGCTACGGCGGTTCGTTCGACGATCCCCACGCCACCCTTCGCGATCTTCAGGATGCGCTCGGTGAGATGCATGATGCCGAGGTCTTCGTCGCGATGCTGACCGATCCGCGCCTTGTAGGCGCATCGGCACGCGCAGGCATCGGGCCGGACGACCTCGACGGGATCCGGAGGGCCCTCGCTTCCCGGGGCGAGGCGGCCCGCGCACGGTTCGCGGACCTGTGTGCAGCACATCCCCTGAGCGACCTCGGCACGGCACTGCTCGCTCCGCTCGACGGGGGAGGCGAGTAG